A window of Costertonia aggregata contains these coding sequences:
- a CDS encoding VOC family protein: MRKAKINIPNGIGEGALTSYIHTATLCTVDLETYKHFYGKVMKMQIDAVILTDEEKNKHKAFWNVPEDIDFDLYHCYRATVPSLIQLRILHLKSPTPQIHKSYSSYELGTFSLGFPTSDAKAMDKRMQEYGVKAMAPMQLGDIVRANGDKGHYLETIYKGPDYLHCVGIERVNYPQLAPCDPADGFGGPGYSAFVAKDSDAEVAFYTDVLEHHILFDSVWEAAEDGALGVNPGTPFRFCGIYAPKAAQNHFLLLDFKDGNMIDTGVQSCIPNQGLGMYTFQTGDIEKVVRNAKSKGITIKSEIQEVSDYILGDGKACLLETPNGMYVEIFQAG; the protein is encoded by the coding sequence ATGCGGAAAGCAAAAATAAACATACCTAACGGAATTGGCGAAGGTGCTTTAACAAGCTACATTCATACCGCCACTTTGTGTACGGTTGACCTAGAAACCTATAAACACTTTTATGGTAAGGTCATGAAGATGCAAATCGATGCGGTAATCTTGACCGATGAAGAAAAAAACAAACACAAAGCATTTTGGAATGTTCCGGAAGATATAGATTTTGATTTGTATCACTGCTATCGTGCAACCGTACCGAGTCTCATTCAATTACGGATCTTACATTTGAAATCGCCAACACCACAAATACATAAAAGTTATAGCTCTTACGAATTGGGTACCTTTTCCTTAGGTTTTCCAACATCCGATGCCAAGGCAATGGACAAGAGAATGCAGGAATACGGTGTTAAAGCCATGGCACCTATGCAATTAGGGGATATTGTTCGTGCAAATGGTGACAAAGGGCATTATTTGGAAACCATTTATAAAGGACCCGATTATTTGCACTGCGTGGGGATTGAACGGGTAAACTATCCGCAATTGGCCCCTTGTGACCCCGCAGACGGATTTGGAGGTCCTGGATATTCCGCTTTTGTCGCAAAGGATTCCGATGCAGAAGTTGCTTTCTATACCGATGTTTTGGAACATCATATTTTATTTGATTCGGTCTGGGAAGCTGCCGAAGATGGTGCTTTGGGAGTGAACCCTGGAACACCTTTTCGTTTTTGTGGAATCTATGCTCCTAAAGCAGCGCAAAATCACTTTTTGCTGTTAGACTTTAAAGATGGTAATATGATTGATACGGGAGTGCAAAGTTGCATCCCCAATCAGGGTCTCGGTATGTACACTTTCCAAACTGGCGATATTGAAAAAGTAGTACGGAACGCAAAAAGCAAGGGGATTACGATCAAATCGGAAATTCAGGAAGTATCCGATTATATTCTAGGGGATGGCAAAGCTTGTCTCTTGGAAACACCCAACGGCATGTATGTAGAAATTTTTCAAGCAGGATAA
- a CDS encoding carbon-nitrogen hydrolase family protein: MKIKTILLIPFLSLLFAISCKENKTETPTSTSSISAETILVQPDGTYPKVPLEKDSVVIKVMQTRVKSLSGFSTIEEGLEENMSYMEKMAEQAMTKGDKPDIILFHEFPLTGYSSGTRQDKLPFTIEVPGPETQRIGEIAKKCDCYVVFGSYVRDTEWPDHILSINTVLGRDGKIAKTFWKSRNIKRIYKDREITTTTIEAVRDAYREKYGIEEEFPVLQTEFGNIAVSTVQFDPFIYAAFAMRGTEIMLRTATLFAEEDVVFTAWSNDFYSAMANFTLPESTGYDAGESVIVAPNGDILAKHPSKEEDGIVEAKIPIAAFRKDRTIPNYALEMTQPVFEQYQAEVPINHLEMEKEKLPKTGQEMKLLIDSISRYDPPKKATW; this comes from the coding sequence ATGAAAATAAAAACAATTTTACTCATACCCTTTCTATCGCTTCTTTTTGCTATTTCATGTAAAGAGAATAAGACGGAAACACCAACTAGCACTTCTTCAATTTCAGCAGAAACGATTTTAGTTCAACCAGACGGCACCTATCCCAAAGTTCCATTGGAAAAAGATTCGGTGGTAATCAAAGTCATGCAGACCAGAGTGAAATCACTTTCCGGTTTTTCAACAATAGAGGAGGGCTTAGAAGAAAATATGTCTTACATGGAAAAAATGGCCGAGCAGGCCATGACCAAAGGCGATAAACCTGACATTATTCTATTTCATGAGTTTCCGTTAACGGGATATTCTTCAGGTACCCGGCAAGATAAACTACCCTTTACCATTGAAGTTCCGGGACCTGAGACCCAACGTATCGGAGAAATTGCTAAAAAGTGTGATTGCTATGTTGTTTTCGGAAGCTACGTGCGTGATACCGAATGGCCCGACCATATTCTGAGTATCAACACGGTCTTAGGCAGAGATGGCAAAATTGCTAAAACCTTCTGGAAATCCAGAAACATCAAACGCATTTACAAAGACCGTGAAATAACTACTACCACCATTGAAGCGGTTCGCGATGCCTATCGTGAAAAGTATGGCATTGAAGAAGAGTTTCCGGTATTGCAAACCGAGTTTGGCAATATTGCCGTGAGTACCGTACAATTTGACCCTTTTATATATGCGGCCTTCGCCATGCGCGGCACCGAAATAATGTTAAGAACTGCAACACTCTTTGCTGAAGAAGATGTTGTGTTCACAGCTTGGAGCAACGATTTTTATTCGGCAATGGCCAACTTCACGCTTCCAGAAAGTACAGGCTATGATGCTGGCGAATCGGTCATCGTGGCACCCAATGGAGATATTTTGGCCAAACACCCCAGTAAGGAGGAAGATGGTATTGTGGAGGCTAAAATTCCGATTGCCGCTTTTAGAAAAGATAGAACCATTCCCAATTATGCCTTAGAAATGACCCAACCTGTCTTTGAACAATATCAAGCCGAGGTACCTATCAATCATTTGGAAATGGAAAAAGAAAAACTACCAAAAACAGGCCAAGAAATGAAACTACTTATTGATAGCATCAGTAGGTACGATCCACCAAAAAAAGCCACTTGGTAG
- a CDS encoding redoxin domain-containing protein → MAEVTTGQKAPDFKLVGTDLEPIQLSDYKGKNLILHFFPLAFTSVCTEQLCTANGEENDYASLNAEVAGVSVDSPFVLDKFAKENNLNFKLGSDFNRTVSKDYGVLFDGDFAGMTGFSMRSAFVIDGEGIIRYSETTDGKTLPSFENIKKTLQEIN, encoded by the coding sequence ATGGCAGAAGTAACTACAGGACAAAAAGCTCCGGATTTTAAATTGGTAGGCACCGATCTAGAACCGATTCAATTAAGTGATTATAAAGGCAAAAATCTCATACTCCATTTTTTTCCCTTGGCATTTACAAGTGTTTGTACGGAGCAATTATGCACGGCAAACGGGGAAGAAAATGACTATGCTTCGTTGAATGCCGAAGTGGCTGGCGTGTCTGTGGATTCGCCTTTTGTTTTAGACAAGTTTGCCAAAGAGAATAATTTGAATTTTAAGTTAGGCTCCGATTTTAACCGGACTGTAAGTAAGGATTATGGTGTTCTCTTTGATGGTGATTTTGCGGGAATGACAGGTTTCTCAATGCGATCCGCTTTTGTCATCGATGGCGAGGGAATCATACGTTATTCTGAAACTACTGATGGAAAGACCTTGCCCAGTTTTGAAAATATAAAGAAAACGCTTCAAGAAATTAACTGA
- a CDS encoding VOC family protein: protein MSLLYKRITLCVADLERSLQIYRDVLGFTINYIQPSEKDSFSYPVFNIPNEADLNFATMDSPTQERTFALTEIKGVQLPKQEGIHMSASVIKVDDLENVISKIKALGLQTTDVKTDENEYATFIEQAFVDFDGHLIVLYQLMEK, encoded by the coding sequence ATGTCTTTACTATACAAAAGAATTACGCTTTGCGTAGCAGATTTAGAAAGGTCGCTTCAAATCTACAGAGATGTCTTGGGGTTTACAATCAACTACATTCAACCTTCTGAAAAAGATTCGTTTTCCTACCCTGTATTCAATATTCCAAATGAGGCAGATTTGAATTTCGCCACAATGGATAGCCCTACACAAGAACGCACCTTTGCTTTAACCGAAATCAAAGGTGTTCAGTTGCCCAAACAAGAAGGTATTCACATGTCAGCTTCAGTAATTAAAGTGGATGACCTGGAAAACGTCATTTCAAAAATCAAAGCACTTGGTTTACAAACTACGGATGTTAAAACTGATGAAAATGAGTACGCTACGTTTATTGAGCAGGCCTTTGTTGATTTTGATGGGCATTTGATCGTACTTTATCAATTAATGGAGAAATAA
- a CDS encoding chromophore lyase CpcT/CpeT, whose translation MIKKLTYIILLVAVTISCKTEKKAEASVKAEEDVEEATTPEEQLAEIMEFWPGKFNNDKQIATAKEAGEDVWMLDGTGKDGWLQVESHYIKLNNPAIGENVLYVEEYRDHQPDSIYRQRIYTLSIDSTQTIRVKMWPFKDKKKYVGAWRNPEMLDSLTVEEISAYPDKCDLIVEKQGNVYNMNMNGKDCAFGNSVFNYQIKLTEDMFAYRDKITELDTGDVISTAANYAYHNLDRIE comes from the coding sequence ATGATTAAAAAATTAACTTATATCATCCTTTTGGTGGCAGTGACCATAAGTTGTAAGACAGAAAAGAAAGCAGAGGCTTCCGTAAAAGCGGAAGAAGATGTGGAAGAAGCAACTACTCCCGAAGAACAATTGGCTGAAATCATGGAGTTTTGGCCGGGAAAATTCAACAATGATAAACAAATCGCCACCGCAAAAGAAGCGGGTGAGGACGTTTGGATGCTAGATGGTACCGGAAAAGATGGTTGGCTTCAAGTAGAGTCGCACTATATTAAACTGAATAATCCCGCCATTGGCGAAAACGTATTGTATGTAGAAGAATATCGAGACCACCAACCCGATAGTATTTATCGTCAACGTATTTACACTTTAAGTATTGATTCTACCCAGACGATTCGTGTAAAAATGTGGCCGTTCAAGGACAAGAAAAAATATGTTGGGGCTTGGAGAAATCCTGAAATGTTGGATAGTTTGACCGTTGAAGAAATTAGTGCCTACCCTGATAAATGTGATTTGATTGTTGAAAAACAAGGTAATGTGTACAATATGAACATGAATGGTAAAGATTGTGCTTTTGGCAACAGTGTCTTTAATTATCAAATAAAACTGACTGAAGATATGTTCGCGTATCGCGATAAGATTACTGAACTAGATACGGGCGATGTAATTTCCACGGCAGCCAACTATGCCTATCATAATTTAGACAGAATAGAATAA
- a CDS encoding MDR/zinc-dependent alcohol dehydrogenase-like family protein, with protein MTMPLITRPKECVKNLDTYFPNGIDVFFDNVGGRLLDEVLGRINRRARIAICGRISEYLITPEEYHRPRNMYRIGLKDAKMQGFFVYDYQKEYPKYEEQLAPWIREDKLRPLEDIGQGIEEMPNALISLYKGTRGGTRMVRVA; from the coding sequence ATGACCATGCCATTGATTACAAGGCCCAAGGAATGTGTAAAAAATTTAGACACCTATTTCCCTAACGGGATAGATGTTTTTTTTGATAACGTTGGCGGCAGGTTATTAGATGAAGTTTTAGGCAGAATCAATCGAAGGGCGCGCATCGCGATCTGTGGCCGTATCTCGGAATATTTGATTACGCCTGAAGAATACCACAGACCGCGAAATATGTATCGTATTGGATTGAAGGACGCCAAAATGCAAGGCTTCTTTGTTTACGATTATCAAAAAGAATACCCCAAATATGAAGAACAATTGGCACCCTGGATTCGCGAAGATAAATTAAGACCCCTAGAAGACATTGGCCAAGGTATAGAGGAAATGCCAAATGCATTGATCAGCCTATATAAGGGGACACGCGGCGGAACTCGAATGGTCAGGGTTGCTTAA
- a CDS encoding VOC family protein gives MYQLKTILEVVYSVGDMEKVKSFFCDYGGLSVVGDYKSDRTVLDFWNLNTSVTADEKLIRFENHVAGSLRLVKYHHVEQKHIRSSQNPWDIGGIMDINLRVPEVAQTFDEIRDLGWHGLSDPLLQKMGPFELYDILMKGYDDIIIAFTHRVQPPLELPEGYKIPSHVYNSSLTVKNLEETQDFYVSKLGFSLLNEYEVKKDAPMENMFNIPMNMIQDVTCKANIFSLDGTRDVMFQACEFEGVTGKNFSSLAIPPNRGLLMYRCEVENVSEYYDALVKKEVVIEQQLQEITIEPYGKVNCFSLRSPDGVWWEFLELNT, from the coding sequence TTGTATCAATTAAAAACCATATTAGAAGTCGTTTACAGCGTTGGGGACATGGAAAAAGTAAAAAGTTTTTTTTGTGATTACGGCGGACTTTCAGTTGTGGGAGATTACAAATCCGATAGAACGGTTCTTGACTTTTGGAATTTGAATACTTCGGTAACGGCAGATGAAAAATTGATACGGTTCGAGAATCACGTGGCGGGTTCCTTACGGTTGGTCAAGTATCATCATGTAGAACAAAAACACATTCGCTCTTCTCAAAACCCCTGGGATATCGGCGGTATTATGGACATCAATCTGCGCGTACCGGAAGTAGCACAAACCTTTGATGAAATTCGTGATTTAGGGTGGCACGGTCTGAGTGACCCTTTGTTACAAAAAATGGGTCCTTTTGAACTGTATGATATTTTAATGAAAGGATATGATGATATTATTATCGCTTTTACGCATCGGGTGCAGCCCCCTTTAGAACTTCCCGAAGGGTATAAAATACCTTCACATGTGTATAATTCTTCACTTACCGTAAAGAACCTGGAAGAAACACAAGACTTCTATGTCAGTAAACTGGGTTTTTCGCTTTTGAACGAATATGAGGTAAAGAAAGACGCTCCCATGGAGAATATGTTCAACATCCCTATGAATATGATACAGGATGTCACCTGCAAAGCAAATATTTTTTCCTTGGATGGCACACGTGATGTCATGTTTCAAGCTTGTGAGTTCGAGGGAGTTACCGGAAAAAACTTTTCAAGCCTTGCGATTCCTCCAAATAGAGGCTTATTGATGTATCGTTGCGAGGTTGAAAACGTAAGTGAATATTATGATGCCCTCGTAAAAAAGGAAGTTGTGATAGAACAACAATTACAAGAAATTACTATAGAACCATATGGCAAAGTAAACTGCTTTTCACTGCGAAGCCCCGATGGGGTTTGGTGGGAATTTTTAGAACTGAACACTTAA
- a CDS encoding VOC family protein encodes MASIKHNLNFSEKDSNIKGFQEVVFSVADMNRWVDFFQHNCGWKLISTEKSSDTLKNMWSLDDSVEWEEAILHNDGDHEGFVRLIQFKNVEQRQIRSATNIWDTGGIFDINMRTPDMDSWYRELQDEGWNGVSEPKRYVFGQYDVSEVLMKGPDGIVIAFMQRFAPPLLDFDHMKKTSRVFNSSVIVSDMAESYDFFINKLGFQMFFRSPGLDRETGHNVIGIPPNVNHEITVPIDIVRPDINNFGSIEYLKTNELKGRDCAEFAKPPNLGILMYRFPVSDADDYAATLVERGLQLNSEVQTVTVPPYGNLKIFSVLSPDGVWLEFIELIE; translated from the coding sequence ATGGCTAGCATCAAACACAACCTCAACTTCTCAGAAAAGGATTCCAATATCAAGGGATTTCAAGAGGTCGTTTTTAGTGTTGCTGATATGAATCGATGGGTAGACTTTTTTCAACACAATTGTGGTTGGAAACTCATTAGTACCGAAAAAAGTTCTGATACATTAAAAAATATGTGGTCCCTAGATGATTCAGTAGAATGGGAAGAAGCAATCCTTCACAACGATGGTGACCATGAAGGATTTGTTCGTTTAATACAATTTAAAAATGTGGAACAACGACAAATACGTTCCGCAACCAATATTTGGGACACGGGCGGTATTTTCGATATAAATATGCGAACACCCGATATGGATTCGTGGTATCGAGAATTGCAAGATGAGGGCTGGAACGGTGTTTCAGAACCCAAACGTTATGTCTTTGGCCAATATGACGTGTCAGAAGTTTTAATGAAAGGCCCCGATGGAATTGTCATTGCATTCATGCAGCGTTTTGCACCACCTCTTTTGGATTTTGACCACATGAAAAAGACTAGTCGAGTTTTTAATTCTTCGGTTATTGTGAGCGACATGGCGGAATCCTATGATTTTTTTATTAACAAGTTAGGTTTCCAAATGTTCTTTCGATCCCCAGGTTTGGATAGAGAAACGGGACACAATGTAATTGGTATTCCACCCAATGTTAATCATGAAATAACGGTCCCCATTGACATTGTACGCCCTGACATTAACAACTTTGGCTCCATAGAATACTTAAAAACTAATGAACTCAAAGGACGGGACTGTGCTGAATTTGCGAAACCACCCAACTTAGGAATCCTAATGTATCGCTTCCCTGTTAGCGATGCGGATGACTATGCCGCAACTTTAGTAGAAAGAGGATTACAATTAAACTCAGAAGTACAAACCGTAACTGTCCCTCCGTATGGAAATCTAAAAATATTCTCGGTTCTTTCGCCTGATGGGGTATGGTTAGAATTTATAGAACTCATTGAATAA
- a CDS encoding DUF1838 family protein: MKTKITVFFGMLFMLSIQAQKKEFKGLEALQMLQKTVCNTLEEGKPVYGMWEGRMYSRIEGEKDKNIFNVLGINVRQCDCVGDDVKGQGFRSVGREIMMYLDPETNEILDTWENPWTGETVEVLHVANDPVSLRSYIYEKDDKGQDRATFSFRQYGDVAVTSYEYPLFYDNPLGGEYQSAVGGKYHAMEIFNTYYSTEELTNPKIKDLERSSISWSRISQWLPWMNMGGKQGVMVVNSTGESVLDKDKIWPRIQKILEERYPLYMNPPAKDDKRKNETSWTVYKKYMAEKAKMEKTEKE, translated from the coding sequence ATGAAAACAAAAATCACGGTATTTTTCGGCATGTTGTTTATGCTCTCCATTCAGGCACAGAAAAAAGAATTTAAAGGCCTTGAGGCCCTTCAGATGCTTCAAAAAACGGTTTGTAATACTCTTGAAGAAGGGAAGCCGGTTTATGGTATGTGGGAAGGCCGCATGTACAGTCGCATCGAGGGTGAAAAAGACAAGAATATTTTTAATGTGTTGGGCATCAACGTTCGGCAATGTGATTGTGTGGGAGACGATGTAAAAGGTCAGGGATTTCGCAGTGTGGGTCGTGAAATCATGATGTACTTAGACCCGGAAACTAATGAAATTTTAGATACCTGGGAAAACCCATGGACGGGAGAAACCGTTGAGGTACTTCATGTGGCAAACGACCCTGTTAGTCTTCGCAGCTATATTTATGAAAAAGATGACAAAGGCCAAGACAGAGCTACTTTTTCGTTTCGTCAGTACGGTGATGTGGCGGTAACATCATATGAATATCCTCTTTTTTACGACAACCCTTTAGGCGGTGAGTACCAAAGTGCAGTTGGGGGTAAGTACCACGCCATGGAAATATTCAACACCTACTATTCCACCGAAGAATTGACGAATCCGAAAATCAAGGACCTTGAAAGATCAAGTATTTCCTGGTCTCGTATTTCTCAATGGTTACCGTGGATGAATATGGGGGGCAAACAAGGCGTTATGGTAGTAAATTCAACTGGCGAAAGTGTTTTGGACAAGGATAAGATATGGCCTAGAATCCAGAAAATACTTGAGGAGCGCTATCCCCTGTACATGAACCCTCCCGCAAAGGACGATAAGAGGAAAAATGAAACGTCTTGGACGGTTTACAAAAAGTATATGGCAGAAAAAGCCAAAATGGAGAAAACCGAAAAAGAATAA
- a CDS encoding MFS transporter → MSDKQSFGVLLGIAILGTITLVVTNGMTISGISVFDTSILEEFGWSRSELKLRSLINLVASSLIMPFVGAIIDKYGVKRMLIIGLVVIAGLLYTYSLITSAWQMYTIHFLFAFAVSGAGTLAVIIMVSQRIRNNRGTAIGIALAGTSLGGILVPQMGIRLLENFGWRGAFQWEAIVPLVIAVVIFIFLKPIKYKHKASEKVVEDDETGLVEFSIQDAIKTPVFWAICFAGIFCFYSILGIIDNLFLYLSELEFTPQEAANAFSIFFAIILVAKLTSGVFTDFIDEHKLFKVQLALMIVGASLLAVNSASLIWPSLICIGLGWGGLYTLFNYIIITTFGVKSAGKIGGLISFFEGVGSGLGMWLTAFIADQTGSYSTSFWVIVGLLCIAFVISFFIKKIAPSQPLEVPENIHPSEIAKPKVT, encoded by the coding sequence ATGAGCGATAAACAATCATTTGGAGTATTACTGGGAATAGCGATATTGGGTACCATAACACTTGTTGTGACCAATGGGATGACTATTTCGGGCATCAGCGTTTTTGATACTAGTATTTTAGAGGAATTCGGGTGGTCTCGTTCCGAGCTAAAATTACGTAGTCTGATCAATCTGGTAGCTTCATCGCTCATTATGCCCTTTGTTGGGGCTATTATCGATAAATATGGGGTAAAGCGTATGCTCATCATTGGTCTTGTGGTTATCGCCGGGCTATTGTACACTTATTCCCTTATCACTTCTGCTTGGCAGATGTATACAATCCACTTTCTTTTTGCCTTTGCCGTTTCAGGGGCAGGGACCCTCGCCGTAATCATAATGGTTTCCCAGCGCATTCGAAATAATAGGGGTACCGCGATAGGGATTGCGCTGGCAGGAACTTCGCTTGGAGGCATTTTGGTTCCGCAAATGGGCATTAGATTGCTTGAAAATTTTGGATGGCGTGGTGCTTTTCAATGGGAGGCTATCGTTCCCCTTGTCATCGCAGTGGTCATTTTTATTTTTTTGAAACCTATAAAGTACAAGCATAAGGCCAGCGAAAAAGTAGTTGAGGACGATGAGACGGGACTGGTCGAATTTTCGATTCAGGATGCCATTAAAACACCTGTTTTTTGGGCCATTTGCTTTGCAGGTATATTTTGTTTTTACAGTATTTTAGGTATTATCGACAATCTTTTTCTGTATTTGAGTGAACTGGAATTTACACCACAGGAAGCGGCCAATGCTTTTAGTATCTTTTTTGCGATTATTTTGGTGGCTAAATTAACATCAGGTGTTTTTACCGATTTTATTGACGAGCATAAGTTGTTTAAAGTACAATTGGCCCTAATGATAGTAGGTGCTTCACTACTGGCAGTGAATTCAGCTTCACTGATATGGCCCTCTTTGATATGTATCGGTTTGGGTTGGGGCGGTCTGTACACCCTTTTCAATTATATTATCATTACCACCTTTGGGGTAAAGTCCGCTGGAAAAATCGGCGGATTAATATCCTTTTTTGAAGGTGTTGGCTCAGGACTTGGTATGTGGCTCACCGCCTTTATCGCAGATCAAACGGGATCGTACAGTACCAGTTTTTGGGTAATCGTAGGGTTATTGTGCATAGCATTTGTCATCAGCTTCTTTATCAAAAAGATAGCACCTTCCCAACCGCTTGAAGTACCCGAGAATATTCACCCGAGCGAAATTGCAAAACCAAAGGTAACCTAG
- a CDS encoding formylglycine-generating enzyme family protein — protein sequence MRILLRFSVLASLVFTISSNGISEKDEIDTFTDCEGCPEMVVVPKGFVYIGSHEEEIGRKRAERNRVKATIAKDFAIAKTEVTLRQFRRFMEETKYKSKIPIRDGEPLVGCNYYDGKSYGYVAGHSWENPGYPQREDDPVVCVSWSDADAYAKWLSRKTGRAYRVPSTVEFEYASRAGSSTPWYWGTNPEDACEYANIGDRTFADKFPMRPSFPCSDGYVYTTKVGRFKPNKFGLHDMVGNAWEWTNDCFQIDLNNAPVDGSSWTDNTDDACTWRTPKGGSWISGIAWSRAAVRSRDGADYRSFMLGFRVAAEIKK from the coding sequence ATGAGAATACTACTCCGATTTAGTGTATTGGCATCACTGGTCTTTACAATATCAAGCAACGGTATCTCCGAAAAGGATGAGATAGATACCTTTACCGATTGTGAAGGTTGCCCCGAAATGGTGGTAGTTCCCAAGGGATTTGTATACATCGGTTCTCATGAGGAGGAAATAGGTCGCAAACGTGCCGAACGTAATCGCGTAAAAGCGACTATTGCCAAAGATTTTGCCATTGCCAAAACCGAAGTCACCTTACGGCAGTTTCGCAGATTTATGGAAGAGACAAAGTACAAATCTAAAATTCCCATTCGCGATGGTGAACCGCTCGTTGGCTGCAATTACTACGATGGCAAAAGCTACGGTTATGTTGCCGGGCATAGTTGGGAAAATCCTGGTTACCCACAACGAGAAGACGATCCGGTCGTATGCGTAAGTTGGAGCGATGCCGATGCTTATGCGAAATGGCTCAGCAGAAAAACGGGCCGTGCCTATCGTGTACCTTCGACGGTAGAGTTTGAGTATGCTTCTAGGGCAGGTAGCTCCACACCTTGGTATTGGGGCACAAATCCCGAAGACGCTTGTGAATATGCAAACATTGGAGACCGCACTTTTGCCGATAAATTTCCTATGCGACCTTCTTTTCCATGTTCTGATGGATATGTTTACACCACAAAGGTTGGACGTTTTAAACCGAATAAATTTGGTTTGCACGACATGGTAGGCAACGCTTGGGAATGGACTAATGATTGCTTTCAAATAGATTTGAACAATGCCCCTGTCGATGGTTCATCTTGGACGGATAATACCGATGATGCTTGTACTTGGAGAACCCCAAAAGGAGGAAGTTGGATAAGCGGGATCGCTTGGAGCAGGGCCGCCGTTAGGTCTCGAGACGGGGCGGATTATCGGAGCTTTATGCTAGGTTTTCGAGTGGCAGCGGAAATAAAAAAATAG
- a CDS encoding MDR family NADP-dependent oxidoreductase produces the protein MRGKMRQWVMAKRPKGLVKPSDFLLQEVPVPTIRTGEVLVKTLYLGVAPIMLRYMTNETSFEKPMNIGDVMIGRGVGRVVESKCTKFKVGDLLQTKLGWREYGVIKDEPYFMTYKMSTTDLSPSYGVGALGMNGFTSVIGMQDICEVKKGETVLVSGAAGSVGSMAGFVAKALGCGTLVGIAGGTGKCTLLTESLGYDHAIDYKAQGMCKKFRHLFP, from the coding sequence ATGCGGGGCAAGATGCGGCAATGGGTCATGGCCAAACGGCCAAAGGGACTTGTAAAACCCTCTGATTTTCTATTGCAAGAAGTTCCCGTTCCCACCATCCGAACCGGTGAGGTGCTGGTCAAAACGCTTTATCTAGGGGTCGCTCCTATAATGCTGCGCTATATGACCAATGAAACTTCATTTGAGAAACCAATGAATATAGGTGACGTGATGATTGGCAGGGGTGTGGGCCGTGTGGTAGAAAGTAAGTGCACAAAATTTAAGGTTGGTGACTTATTGCAGACCAAATTGGGTTGGCGTGAATATGGTGTTATTAAAGATGAGCCCTATTTTATGACCTACAAGATGAGTACGACCGATTTGAGTCCATCTTACGGGGTGGGCGCTTTAGGGATGAACGGTTTTACCTCTGTCATTGGCATGCAAGATATCTGCGAGGTAAAAAAGGGCGAAACGGTACTGGTTTCAGGTGCGGCAGGTAGCGTGGGCAGCATGGCAGGTTTTGTGGCAAAAGCACTGGGCTGCGGCACCCTGGTGGGCATTGCCGGAGGTACTGGAAAATGTACCTTGCTGACTGAATCCTTGGGCTATGACCATGCCATTGATTACAAGGCCCAAGGAATGTGTAAAAAATTTAGACACCTATTTCCCTAA